In the Advenella kashmirensis WT001 genome, one interval contains:
- a CDS encoding IclR family transcriptional regulator, with product MLTKGLGILRLLSDAGPQGLRVTDIARQLELSQATVHRLLQTLIAEGFVLQRQGSKSYALTLELFSLVARAHHNESSLRATCRSSILRIVGTLQDSAFVLLRDRYDVVCIDKMEGSYITQSLTGGIGGRIPIGLGQGSIAILAALPESEQNAILAFNIPRFYQDDGIDEPQLRARIKQTQQNGYVLNTGPGKLTGIGGIAVAFTDTTGYPVGAIGLSVLTERLTQERLPFIVDILKREAAAISSSLNPFDPALGSPHMALSN from the coding sequence GTGCTTACCAAAGGTTTGGGTATTTTGCGCTTGCTCAGTGATGCAGGTCCGCAAGGGTTGCGCGTGACCGACATTGCCCGCCAGCTTGAACTTTCCCAGGCTACGGTGCACCGGCTTTTGCAAACGCTGATTGCCGAAGGCTTTGTGCTGCAGCGCCAGGGAAGTAAATCCTACGCGCTGACCCTGGAGCTATTCTCCCTGGTGGCTCGTGCGCATCACAATGAATCGTCGCTGCGCGCCACCTGTCGCAGTTCCATACTCAGAATTGTGGGCACACTGCAGGATTCGGCGTTTGTGCTTTTGCGAGACCGCTATGACGTGGTGTGTATCGATAAAATGGAAGGCAGCTATATCACTCAATCGCTGACCGGCGGTATTGGCGGGCGCATTCCCATTGGGCTGGGCCAGGGAAGTATAGCCATTCTGGCCGCCCTGCCGGAAAGCGAGCAAAATGCCATCCTGGCATTCAACATTCCGCGCTTTTACCAGGACGATGGAATTGACGAGCCGCAGTTGCGCGCAAGAATCAAGCAGACGCAGCAAAACGGCTATGTGCTGAACACCGGTCCCGGCAAACTGACGGGCATCGGCGGTATTGCAGTAGCGTTTACCGACACCACTGGCTATCCGGTAGGCGCAATCGGGTTGAGCGTCCTTACCGAGAGGCTGACTCAGGAGCGCCTGCCCTTTATTGTGGATATTCTGAAACGTGAAGCGGCCGCGATCAGCAGCAGTCTGAATCCCTTTGACCCGGCGCTGGGCAGCCCCCATATGGCGCTATCAAACTAA
- a CDS encoding ABC transporter permease, with protein MKNGPLSLLFNTLVTIFILAPLVIVCLVAFTPEDVLSIPTTSFSLRWFRAVFNESGFIAAFQTSLWVAFASASISAALALPAAFAIARGQFRFRHVINGLFLSPLMIPSLVMGVALLRLFAMLGVRGSLLWLILGHVIIVTPYVIRLVLGSLVGFDKSIEHAAESLGAGKWTVFRRITFPLILPGIFGGWILAFINSFDELTMSVFLTSPTTITLPVKMYMYATESINPMLSAVSALIIVLTALTMFVLDRVYGLDKILIGKQ; from the coding sequence ATGAAAAACGGACCCCTCTCCCTGTTGTTCAACACGCTGGTCACAATCTTCATTCTTGCGCCACTGGTTATCGTGTGCCTGGTCGCCTTTACACCGGAAGATGTGCTGTCCATTCCCACCACCAGTTTTTCATTGCGCTGGTTCCGGGCTGTCTTTAACGAATCAGGTTTTATCGCCGCCTTCCAGACCAGCCTGTGGGTGGCCTTTGCCAGCGCTTCAATCAGTGCTGCATTGGCACTGCCCGCCGCGTTTGCCATTGCCCGTGGACAATTTCGTTTCCGGCATGTGATCAATGGCCTGTTTCTATCGCCATTGATGATTCCCAGTCTGGTCATGGGTGTTGCTCTGCTGCGCCTGTTTGCGATGCTGGGCGTTCGCGGCAGCCTGTTATGGCTCATCCTTGGTCATGTCATCATTGTTACGCCATATGTGATACGGCTGGTGCTGGGATCTCTGGTGGGCTTTGATAAAAGTATTGAGCATGCTGCCGAGTCACTGGGCGCAGGCAAGTGGACAGTGTTTCGGCGCATTACCTTTCCCCTGATCCTGCCGGGTATTTTCGGCGGGTGGATCCTGGCGTTCATCAACAGCTTTGATGAGCTGACCATGTCCGTCTTCCTGACTTCACCCACCACCATTACGCTGCCCGTCAAGATGTACATGTATGCGACCGAGTCCATCAATCCGATGCTGTCGGCCGTATCGGCGCTCATCATTGTGCTGACTGCGCTCACCATGTTCGTGCTTGATCGCGTCTATGGACTGGATAAAATCCTGATCGGAAAGCAGTGA
- a CDS encoding ABC transporter permease: MTHPDPGAAPVRKRRLSFLGAMPLTLLFIGLLIVPLVLTIVLSFRPYDYDLGVQAGWTLDQYIEIFTSNYTLTVFWRTLWISGLVTIICVLIGVPESYILSRMKAPWNSVFLLVILSPLLISLVVRAFGWSMLLNPMSPIGKLTEMMGLGSLLYTSSAVVIGLVHVMLPFMIIPVWTSLNKIDPQTIKAAYSLNATKWQTIKRVILPQATPGILSGSLIVFGLSTSAFAIPVLLGGGRSRMVSNSIYEQFMIDLNWPMGAALAMMLLIMNLIIMMSYNQILERSYKRSLG, encoded by the coding sequence ATGACGCATCCTGATCCCGGCGCCGCGCCGGTGCGCAAGCGGCGCCTGAGCTTTCTGGGCGCCATGCCACTGACACTGCTTTTTATCGGCCTGCTGATCGTGCCGCTGGTGCTTACCATCGTGCTGTCATTCCGGCCCTACGATTACGACCTGGGCGTGCAAGCGGGCTGGACGCTGGACCAGTACATTGAAATATTCACCAGCAACTACACACTCACGGTATTTTGGCGCACGCTCTGGATATCGGGCCTGGTCACAATCATCTGCGTCCTCATTGGTGTGCCCGAATCATATATCTTAAGTCGCATGAAAGCGCCGTGGAACTCTGTTTTCCTGCTGGTTATCCTGTCTCCTCTGCTTATTTCACTTGTGGTGCGGGCGTTTGGCTGGAGCATGCTGCTCAACCCCATGTCGCCCATTGGCAAGCTGACCGAGATGATGGGCCTGGGGTCACTGCTATACACCTCTTCAGCCGTAGTAATCGGCCTGGTGCATGTCATGCTGCCGTTCATGATTATTCCCGTGTGGACGTCGCTTAATAAAATTGATCCGCAAACCATCAAGGCAGCATACTCGCTCAATGCCACCAAATGGCAGACCATCAAGCGGGTCATTCTGCCGCAGGCCACACCTGGCATTTTGTCGGGCAGCCTGATTGTCTTTGGCCTGTCCACCAGCGCGTTTGCGATCCCCGTGCTGCTTGGCGGAGGACGCTCCCGCATGGTGTCCAATAGCATTTATGAGCAGTTCATGATTGATCTGAACTGGCCCATGGGGGCAGCGCTGGCCATGATGTTGCTCATTATGAATCTGATCATTATGATGTCCTACAATCAAATTCTCGAGCGCTCCTATAAGCGCAGTTTGGGGTAA
- a CDS encoding NAD(P)/FAD-dependent oxidoreductase, whose product MKNPYLPHYNNHSGWNALLPARTATTEPQGPRAFDFIVIGAGFTGLSAARRLAELAPEKSVLILEGSVIGEGSSSRNSGFMSTFPRSGIAKDPAQDDLLGRMQIRVYEQGLQWLKQTLQENRIECDWDEHSGKYNASATPAGKASLLSGIDKNKRLGIDSEVLSQDQLAQRLGTRYYDFGYYTRNNVFVQPAAMHRGLADTLPENVTLLEETFANRVAGSAGRYTVSTSKGDFSAGQLVIANNAFARKLGFLKDRLIAIYTYAGLTPALSDEQAAALGPARQWGLLPAHRLGTTLRKVSGNRFMVRSAYSYESERSAAAYTTMLTHYYKRRFPQMASHEFEFVWGGTTALTRNGGIFFGKLADGIYGSLGCNGSGVLRGTVNGRLLAELMLNHQSEELDAVLGLGGPSWLPPEPLRALGVKSAIFYQGIRASAER is encoded by the coding sequence GTGAAAAATCCCTATTTACCTCACTATAACAACCATTCCGGCTGGAACGCGCTGCTGCCTGCGCGCACCGCAACCACTGAACCACAAGGCCCGCGAGCCTTTGACTTCATTGTTATCGGGGCTGGCTTTACCGGTCTGTCGGCGGCCCGGCGCCTGGCGGAACTGGCGCCGGAAAAATCGGTGCTCATTCTGGAAGGCAGCGTCATCGGCGAGGGCTCATCAAGCCGCAATTCCGGATTCATGTCTACGTTTCCGCGTTCGGGCATTGCAAAGGATCCGGCGCAGGACGATCTGCTGGGGCGCATGCAAATTCGTGTCTATGAACAGGGGTTACAGTGGCTCAAGCAGACCCTGCAAGAGAACAGGATTGAATGCGACTGGGATGAACATAGCGGTAAATACAATGCATCGGCGACACCCGCCGGCAAGGCATCCCTGCTGTCGGGCATTGATAAAAACAAGCGACTGGGCATTGACAGTGAAGTGCTGAGCCAGGACCAACTGGCGCAGCGACTGGGTACGCGTTATTACGATTTTGGTTATTACACACGCAATAATGTATTTGTCCAGCCTGCGGCCATGCATCGTGGCCTGGCCGATACCCTGCCGGAAAATGTCACTTTGCTGGAAGAAACGTTTGCTAATCGTGTTGCCGGCAGCGCAGGCCGCTACACGGTGTCGACCAGCAAGGGTGATTTTTCCGCGGGCCAGCTGGTGATTGCCAATAACGCCTTTGCCCGCAAACTGGGTTTCCTGAAAGACCGTCTGATTGCCATCTATACGTATGCCGGGCTGACCCCGGCGCTATCGGATGAACAGGCCGCTGCCCTGGGGCCGGCCAGGCAATGGGGCTTGCTGCCGGCTCACCGCCTTGGCACGACGCTGCGCAAGGTGTCGGGCAACCGTTTTATGGTACGTAGCGCCTATTCCTATGAATCAGAGCGCAGTGCTGCTGCGTATACCACCATGCTCACGCATTATTACAAACGGCGTTTCCCGCAAATGGCATCGCATGAGTTTGAGTTTGTCTGGGGAGGAACCACCGCGCTGACGCGTAACGGCGGAATCTTTTTCGGTAAGCTGGCCGATGGCATCTACGGTTCGCTCGGCTGCAATGGTTCGGGCGTGCTGCGAGGCACGGTAAACGGGCGCCTGTTGGCCGAGCTTATGCTGAACCATCAGTCAGAAGAGCTGGATGCGGTACTGGGACTGGGTGGGCCGTCCTGGCTGCCCCCGGAGCCGTTGCGGGCGCTGGGTGTCAAAAGCGCGATCTTCTATCAGGGAATCCGGGCCAGCGCCGAGCGTTAA
- a CDS encoding FAD-dependent oxidoreductase: MSAHAPVIVGAGPAGIRAAQVLVQAGLRPIVIDEASKPGGQIYRQQPDGFTRTGRQLYGFEHSKASALHETARQMIASDQIDYRPNTLVWDADAHQLYVIRDGKHDAIAYERVILATGATDRVLPFAGWTLPGVYTLGGAQIALKYQAARSASESCLPVPDRSCIWLPINTARRARRCPQCSIPVHSPRCARVCKPLPPMRRSWPRGFITWPGCGPTVYR, translated from the coding sequence GTGAGCGCGCACGCACCGGTCATCGTGGGGGCGGGCCCGGCAGGCATACGTGCCGCCCAGGTCCTGGTGCAGGCTGGGTTGCGTCCCATCGTCATTGATGAGGCATCCAAACCAGGTGGGCAAATCTACCGCCAGCAGCCTGATGGATTCACCAGAACTGGCCGCCAGCTTTATGGTTTCGAACATAGCAAAGCCAGTGCGCTGCACGAGACCGCAAGGCAAATGATCGCGTCGGATCAGATTGATTATCGGCCCAACACCCTGGTGTGGGACGCAGATGCCCACCAGCTGTATGTCATCCGTGATGGTAAGCACGATGCAATTGCTTATGAACGCGTGATCCTGGCAACCGGGGCCACCGATCGGGTATTGCCTTTTGCCGGCTGGACGCTACCTGGTGTATACACGCTGGGCGGCGCACAAATCGCCCTGAAGTATCAGGCTGCGCGATCGGCAAGCGAGTCGTGCTTGCCGGTACCGGACCGCTCTTGTATCTGGTTGCCTATCAATACTGCAAGGCGGGCGCGCAGGTGTCCGCAGTGCTCGATACCAGTCCATTCCCCACGCTGCGCCAGGGTATGCAAGCCTTTGCCGCCGATGCGCCGCTCATGGCCAAGGGGGTTTATTACATGGCCTGGCTGCGGGCCCACGGTGTACCGATGA
- a CDS encoding ABC transporter ATP-binding protein, translating to MIQPPVLLLDEPLSNLDANLREEMQFELRRIQQQAGTTTIMVTHDQAEALSVSDRVVVMREGKVIQIDEPYVMYENPATPFISRFVGKTNTFTVTLTATAQGRQFDLDGHSIILKNEAGMAPSTGACEALMSLRPEKIVIGRQGQGRFAGSVKNSFFLGNLWMYEVQTAFGLVIVSVINNHQQVYKIGENVSLDWHEGALKVLTAEPAGDL from the coding sequence GTGATTCAGCCCCCAGTGCTGTTGCTGGATGAACCTTTGTCGAATCTGGATGCCAACCTGCGTGAAGAGATGCAGTTTGAGCTGCGCCGGATTCAGCAACAGGCGGGTACCACCACCATCATGGTGACGCACGACCAGGCCGAAGCGCTGTCAGTCAGCGATCGTGTGGTTGTCATGCGCGAAGGCAAAGTCATCCAGATTGATGAGCCTTACGTCATGTACGAAAATCCGGCCACGCCCTTTATTTCCCGCTTCGTTGGCAAGACCAATACCTTTACGGTCACATTGACGGCGACAGCGCAGGGCCGCCAGTTCGATCTGGACGGTCACAGCATCATTCTGAAAAATGAAGCAGGTATGGCGCCAAGTACAGGCGCCTGCGAAGCACTCATGTCTTTGCGTCCCGAAAAAATCGTGATTGGCCGGCAAGGACAGGGGCGCTTTGCCGGTTCGGTCAAAAACAGCTTTTTCCTTGGCAATTTATGGATGTACGAGGTGCAGACCGCTTTCGGGCTGGTTATCGTATCGGTCATCAATAACCACCAGCAGGTTTATAAAATTGGCGAAAACGTCAGCCTGGACTGGCATGAAGGCGCGCTCAAGGTCCTGACGGCCGAGCCTGCCGGGGATCTGTAA
- a CDS encoding ABC transporter ATP-binding protein, with the protein MSFLQLHGLTKKFADTTAVDNLSLDVAKGEFVSLLGPSGCGKTTTLQMIAGFVDVTAGSIILDGKDITFAKPNERGLGIVFQTYALFPHMTVEKNVAFGLEMRKLSGSDIARRVKDALAMAQLEKFAQRYPRELSGGQRQRVALARAW; encoded by the coding sequence ATGTCTTTTTTGCAGTTACACGGCCTGACCAAAAAATTTGCGGACACCACCGCTGTCGACAATCTGTCTCTTGACGTTGCCAAAGGCGAATTCGTTTCGCTGCTTGGTCCGTCCGGCTGTGGCAAGACCACCACCCTGCAGATGATTGCCGGATTCGTTGACGTGACCGCTGGCAGCATCATTCTGGATGGCAAGGACATCACGTTTGCAAAGCCCAATGAAAGAGGGCTGGGAATTGTTTTCCAGACATACGCGCTTTTTCCGCATATGACAGTGGAAAAGAATGTGGCCTTTGGTCTGGAAATGCGCAAGCTATCGGGCAGCGATATTGCCAGGCGCGTTAAGGATGCACTGGCCATGGCGCAACTGGAGAAATTTGCACAGCGCTATCCGCGCGAACTGTCGGGCGGCCAGCGCCAGCGCGTGGCCCTGGCGCGCGCCTGGTGA
- a CDS encoding (2Fe-2S)-binding protein, whose protein sequence is MPGLFMRLVDQQREPCHFFVNGTPCTARLGDTIMTALLTLNEHLRLTEFTGSPRAGFCLMGACQDCLVLQENGERVRACSTLLQENMRFVIPGQNR, encoded by the coding sequence ATGCCGGGGCTTTTTATGCGACTGGTTGACCAGCAGCGCGAGCCGTGCCATTTTTTTGTGAATGGCACGCCGTGTACGGCACGCCTGGGCGACACCATCATGACGGCGTTGCTCACCCTTAATGAGCATCTGCGCCTGACCGAGTTCACCGGTTCTCCACGCGCCGGCTTCTGTCTGATGGGCGCATGCCAGGATTGCCTGGTGCTGCAGGAAAACGGCGAGCGCGTACGCGCCTGCTCTACACTGCTGCAGGAAAATATGCGATTTGTAATACCGGGGCAAAACAGGTGA